The Panulirus ornatus isolate Po-2019 chromosome 32, ASM3632096v1, whole genome shotgun sequence genome includes a window with the following:
- the LOC139759250 gene encoding uncharacterized protein has protein sequence MKSWVLAVVLLGTVCMAAAYPDKLRALDNSAEDDDDDYIEEPKRPYSFSWTASRYYNGAPDREHKEQRGEDGITRGVYRYTDPSRTIQEVVYYADEDGFHVESSNLPQDTVAVQAARSRHQELFDRIQEEHARIAEERALLESNEKLDTIEVYQ, from the exons ATGAAGTCTTGG GTGCTAGCCGTGGTGTTGCTGGGGACGGTGTGCATGGCGGCCGCCTACCCTGACAAGCTAAGGGCCCTGGACAACTCCgccgaggacgacgacgacgactatATAGAGGAACCCAAGAGGCCTTACAGTTTCTCTTGGACGGCCTCCAGATACTACAACGGCGCCCCGGACAGGGAGCACAAAGAACAGCGAGGCGAGGACGGCATCACTAGGGGCGTCTACAG GTACACGGACCCCAGCAGGACTATACAAGAGGTGGTTTACTACGCTGACGAGGACGGGTTCCATGTGGAGTCGTCTAACCTTCCACAAGACACCGTTGCCGTGCAGGCCGCACGCTCACGTCACCAGGAACTGTTCGACAGGATCCAGGAGGAACATGCACGCATCGCAGAGGAGAGGGCGCTCCTCGAGTCCAATGAGAAGCTGGACACGATCGAAGTGTATCAGTAA